The proteins below are encoded in one region of Haladaptatus sp. R4:
- a CDS encoding acyl-CoA dehydrogenase family protein, whose protein sequence is MRFELTEDQRSLRADVREFAENEIKPTAKGLDGQGEYPGEILDELGARRLTGLTLPEEYGGRGEGLVELALVVEELSAALMSVASTLGLHLGVATVIERFGSDEQRETFLPEMATFETVGALGLSEANAGSNKLEMETTAERRGDEWVLDGHKQWVTNFLDADYVLTYAKTGSDEDAPHDISAFLVPTEEFEVETVWETLGANSVKSPRVSLSDVRVPADRLVGAEGNGYVQRGRIRTGVNVPARGVGIARAALEDTVSYTKSREQYGQHIGDFQGVRWEVGRMAERVDTARLLTLRAADRADRGRDVTREFSMAKINATQAAVDNANDAIQLHGGVGYTTEHHVERYLRDAKLLTIAGGPNEGHKNTLADAVFEQHGD, encoded by the coding sequence ATGCGATTCGAGCTAACGGAAGACCAACGCTCGCTTCGAGCGGACGTTCGCGAGTTCGCGGAAAACGAGATCAAACCGACGGCAAAAGGGTTGGACGGACAGGGGGAGTATCCGGGCGAAATACTCGACGAACTCGGGGCTCGACGATTGACCGGATTGACGCTTCCCGAAGAGTACGGGGGGCGTGGCGAAGGACTCGTCGAACTCGCTTTGGTCGTCGAGGAACTTTCGGCGGCGCTCATGTCGGTGGCCAGTACCCTCGGGCTTCACCTCGGCGTCGCAACGGTTATCGAGCGATTCGGGTCCGATGAGCAACGCGAGACGTTCCTTCCGGAGATGGCGACGTTCGAAACGGTCGGCGCGCTTGGGCTGAGCGAGGCGAACGCGGGCAGCAACAAACTGGAGATGGAAACCACGGCCGAACGACGAGGGGACGAGTGGGTCCTCGACGGCCACAAACAGTGGGTGACGAACTTCCTCGACGCCGACTACGTGCTCACGTACGCCAAAACCGGGTCCGACGAGGACGCACCGCACGACATCAGCGCGTTCCTCGTGCCGACCGAGGAGTTCGAGGTCGAGACGGTGTGGGAAACGCTCGGTGCAAACAGCGTCAAATCCCCACGCGTCTCGCTCTCAGATGTCCGCGTCCCCGCCGACAGGCTCGTCGGAGCGGAAGGTAATGGGTACGTCCAGCGCGGTCGAATCCGGACCGGCGTGAACGTTCCCGCCCGCGGCGTCGGTATCGCCCGTGCGGCCCTCGAAGACACGGTATCGTACACGAAGTCCAGGGAGCAGTACGGACAGCACATCGGTGATTTTCAGGGAGTACGGTGGGAGGTCGGAAGAATGGCCGAACGCGTCGATACCGCACGGTTGCTCACGCTCCGAGCGGCCGACCGTGCTGACCGCGGCCGCGACGTAACTCGGGAGTTCAGCATGGCGAAAATCAACGCGACACAGGCCGCGGTGGACAACGCGAACGATGCGATCCAACTCCACGGTGGCGTCGGATACACGACCGAGCATCACGTCGAGCGGTATCTCCGCGACGCGAAACTCCTCACCATCGCAGGTGGCCCGAACGAAGGCCACAAGAACACGCTTGCCGATGCGGTGTTCGAGCAACACGGCGACTGA
- a CDS encoding bifunctional oligoribonuclease/PAP phosphatase NrnA: protein MTRVQELVEYLAGVDSLAVVCHDNPDPDCIASALALSVIAESNGVEDVELFYGGAISHQQNRAFVNLLHVQLDHLDTFDPEEFDRVAFVDHSTPAGHTELDAVKPDIVIDHHATENPEAEFVDLREDYGATASILVEYLRDLGIEANVQLGSALLFALHRERIDFIRNPTPHEYEAALYVCRHADLDLLEELYGAAFSPATVDAIGEAIRNRVQRGATLATSAGRTSERDALAQAADYLLNVEGVDTVLVFGVVNGSVEMSARSIDPRVHAGNVLQQAFGDVGSAGGHADMAGAQIPLGLFADADADDDDLVEFASRRVLHRFFDALHLERGEA, encoded by the coding sequence ATGACCCGCGTCCAGGAGTTAGTCGAGTACCTCGCGGGGGTCGACTCGCTCGCGGTCGTCTGCCACGACAACCCCGACCCGGACTGCATCGCAAGCGCGCTCGCGCTTTCGGTCATCGCCGAGTCGAACGGTGTCGAGGACGTGGAACTCTTCTACGGAGGGGCGATTTCGCATCAGCAAAATCGAGCCTTCGTCAACCTGCTCCACGTTCAGTTGGACCACCTCGATACGTTCGACCCAGAGGAGTTCGACCGCGTCGCGTTCGTCGACCATTCCACACCGGCAGGGCATACCGAACTCGATGCCGTGAAGCCGGACATCGTCATCGACCACCACGCCACGGAGAATCCGGAGGCCGAATTCGTGGATTTGCGGGAGGATTACGGCGCGACGGCGAGCATCCTCGTCGAATATCTGCGCGACCTCGGTATCGAAGCGAACGTTCAACTGGGGTCCGCGTTGTTGTTCGCCCTCCACCGCGAGCGAATCGACTTCATTCGCAACCCCACGCCGCACGAGTACGAAGCCGCGCTGTACGTCTGTCGGCACGCCGACCTCGACCTGCTCGAAGAGCTCTACGGTGCGGCGTTCTCCCCGGCAACCGTGGATGCCATCGGCGAAGCGATTCGCAACCGCGTCCAGCGCGGGGCGACCCTCGCCACGTCGGCCGGTCGAACCTCGGAGCGGGATGCGCTCGCACAGGCCGCCGACTACCTGCTGAACGTCGAAGGCGTGGATACGGTGCTCGTCTTCGGCGTCGTCAACGGATCGGTCGAGATGAGCGCGCGGTCCATCGACCCCCGCGTCCACGCGGGGAACGTCCTCCAACAGGCGTTCGGCGACGTCGGAAGCGCGGGTGGACACGCGGACATGGCCGGGGCGCAGATTCCGCTCGGTCTGTTCGCCGACGCGGATGCCGACGACGACGACCTCGTGGAGTTCGCCTCGCGCCGCGTGCTGCATCGATTCTTCGACGCGCTGCATCTCGAACGGGGCGAAGCGTGA
- a CDS encoding helix-turn-helix domain-containing protein has product MASETFRYATLVLSREISIPVFDRFDRSSAISIDSMRYMSPVADGEYFGLTDISGDLSVAEELLESSDEVLQYDIAGTDERGVIYAHYRSDGPIDDLLSILYRNKIVLDWPVEHRLTDRGPELRFTVIGTNGNLQRAIDDVPDLVDASVTRIGHLESKSESTAVLTDTQADLLDLAIREGYYEVPKETTQRALADRLGVTPGTIGDRLQRIERRVMTEYELNTNT; this is encoded by the coding sequence ATGGCCTCCGAAACGTTTCGATACGCCACCCTCGTGCTCTCCCGTGAGATATCCATCCCGGTATTCGACCGGTTCGACCGCTCGTCGGCCATCTCGATCGATTCCATGCGGTACATGAGTCCGGTCGCGGACGGGGAATACTTCGGCCTAACTGACATCAGCGGCGATCTTTCGGTCGCTGAGGAACTGCTGGAGTCGAGCGACGAAGTACTCCAGTACGACATCGCGGGCACCGACGAACGCGGCGTCATCTACGCTCATTACCGGAGCGACGGACCGATCGATGACCTGCTCAGCATCCTCTACCGCAACAAAATCGTCCTCGATTGGCCGGTCGAACACCGCTTGACGGACCGCGGACCCGAACTCAGGTTCACGGTCATCGGAACGAACGGCAACCTTCAGCGTGCGATCGATGACGTCCCGGATTTGGTGGATGCCTCGGTCACTCGAATCGGGCATCTCGAATCGAAAAGCGAATCGACGGCCGTGTTGACCGATACGCAAGCCGACTTACTCGACCTCGCAATCCGGGAAGGATACTACGAGGTACCGAAAGAAACGACCCAGCGCGCCCTCGCTGACCGTCTCGGTGTCACTCCGGGAACGATCGGTGACCGTCTCCAACGCATCGAACGTCGCGTCATGACCGAGTACGAACTGAACACCAATACGTGA
- a CDS encoding cytochrome P450, which yields MSNEPAVGTFPPGPSGLPVVGAAPHAILGGLDFRERMANEYGDVVHWEDHHGHVYQLNHPDDIQQVLVYNNTNYVKGNQFQRVLGPLTGNGILNSEGEEWRGNRRVIQPAFHPDRIEVYADMITDLTDASIDNWRDGETRSIHDDMMELTLRVVAQALFGVDIDRYVGDIETAVNDFLPATSSLPNIMLPENVPLPSRWRMDRARETLDDVVDEIIREKRTNPGEHDVISMLLNADDEDGGGLSKKQIHDEAITLLFAGHETTAVSLTYTTYLLAQHPEVEAKLVAELDEVLGGETPTMADLSELTYTEQVVKESMRLLPPVPFITREAKTTDEIGNYRIPAGARVFMSQWVVHRDSRWYDDPLAFQPERWTKEFQRSLPPLAYFPFAAGPRRCIGDRFAMLEARLILAMLYQNHHLELASDRNLEVIPTVTSRPKEDVLMTVHERSADETAESDR from the coding sequence ATGAGCAACGAACCAGCGGTCGGTACGTTCCCACCGGGACCGTCGGGTCTCCCGGTCGTGGGCGCGGCACCACATGCGATTCTAGGCGGTCTCGATTTCCGCGAGCGGATGGCGAACGAGTACGGCGATGTCGTTCATTGGGAGGATCACCACGGGCACGTCTATCAACTCAACCACCCCGACGATATCCAGCAGGTCCTCGTCTACAACAACACGAACTACGTGAAAGGAAATCAGTTCCAGCGCGTGCTCGGTCCCCTGACCGGAAACGGCATCCTGAACAGTGAGGGTGAGGAGTGGCGGGGGAACCGCCGCGTCATTCAACCGGCGTTCCACCCCGACCGCATCGAGGTCTACGCCGATATGATAACCGACCTCACCGATGCGTCGATCGATAACTGGCGGGACGGCGAAACCCGTTCGATCCACGACGATATGATGGAGTTGACGCTGCGCGTCGTCGCACAAGCGTTGTTCGGCGTCGACATCGACCGCTACGTCGGGGACATCGAGACGGCGGTCAACGACTTCCTTCCGGCGACCTCCAGCCTTCCGAACATCATGCTCCCGGAGAACGTTCCGCTACCGTCGAGGTGGCGGATGGACAGGGCTCGCGAGACCCTCGACGACGTCGTCGACGAAATCATCCGGGAGAAACGCACCAACCCCGGTGAGCACGACGTCATCTCGATGCTGCTCAACGCGGACGACGAGGACGGTGGTGGTCTCTCGAAGAAACAGATCCACGACGAGGCGATCACGCTCCTCTTTGCGGGCCACGAAACGACGGCGGTCTCGTTGACGTACACGACGTATCTCCTCGCACAGCACCCGGAAGTCGAAGCGAAACTCGTGGCGGAACTCGACGAGGTGCTCGGCGGCGAGACGCCGACGATGGCCGACCTCTCCGAACTCACGTACACGGAACAGGTGGTCAAGGAGTCGATGCGACTGCTCCCGCCGGTGCCGTTTATCACTCGCGAGGCGAAGACAACCGACGAAATCGGCAACTACCGGATCCCAGCGGGCGCGAGAGTGTTCATGAGCCAATGGGTCGTTCACCGCGACTCGCGGTGGTACGACGACCCGCTCGCGTTCCAACCCGAACGCTGGACGAAGGAGTTCCAACGGTCCCTTCCGCCGCTCGCGTACTTCCCGTTCGCGGCGGGACCGCGGCGCTGCATCGGCGACCGCTTTGCCATGCTCGAAGCACGGCTTATCCTGGCGATGCTCTATCAGAACCATCACCTCGAACTCGCCTCGGATCGGAACCTGGAGGTGATCCCGACGGTCACGTCACGACCGAAAGAGGACGTTCTGATGACGGTCCACGAACGTTCGGCGGACGAGACGGCTGAATCGGATCGGTAG
- a CDS encoding Cdc6/Cdc18 family protein, protein MSESVDYFGDDTAIFNDKELLQVSHLPDGDRIIGREDELRRLGTALRPALNGNTPNNIFLYGKTGTGKSLCTKFISRQMMQRASKNGVNAGFAYIDCLQDSTETQVVQSVADQLNDEDLTGTAIPEQGISTSMYYNRLWTVLESMYDVAIIILDEVDKLEGIGDTSGDTAGDNLLMNLSRASEAGKIDACNLGVIGISNKIRYKDELNERVKSSLCERDYVFPPYDATQLREILESRRDAFVDGVLETDVIPKVAALAAREHGDARKAIDVLRFAGEVAEEERESFVRDAHVDVAQEREGANRISELISKQPPHARYVLLALASQVQQSNDDEPKIPNKVVQHSYRQICEQMDSEPLKERRVRDLLTELEFLDLIKQDQRGRGRGKGKHTVNSLYDEPKLVIQACQNDF, encoded by the coding sequence ATGTCCGAGTCAGTGGACTACTTTGGAGACGACACGGCTATTTTCAACGACAAGGAACTCCTTCAGGTCTCTCATCTCCCCGACGGCGACCGAATCATCGGCCGTGAAGACGAATTGCGACGACTTGGTACCGCGCTCCGGCCCGCGCTCAACGGCAACACCCCGAACAACATCTTCCTGTACGGAAAGACCGGCACCGGAAAATCCCTCTGCACGAAGTTCATCAGCCGACAGATGATGCAACGAGCATCGAAGAACGGGGTGAACGCTGGCTTCGCGTACATTGACTGTCTACAGGACTCGACTGAAACCCAAGTCGTCCAATCCGTCGCGGACCAACTCAACGACGAGGACCTCACCGGGACGGCCATCCCCGAACAGGGAATCAGCACCTCGATGTACTACAACCGGCTGTGGACCGTCCTCGAAAGCATGTACGACGTCGCCATCATCATCCTCGACGAGGTGGACAAACTCGAAGGCATCGGGGACACGAGCGGCGACACTGCCGGTGACAACCTCCTCATGAACCTCTCGCGTGCGAGCGAGGCCGGGAAGATCGACGCGTGCAACCTCGGCGTCATCGGCATTTCGAACAAGATCCGATACAAGGACGAACTGAACGAGCGCGTCAAAAGCAGCCTCTGTGAACGCGATTACGTCTTCCCACCCTACGACGCCACACAGCTACGCGAAATCCTCGAATCGCGCCGCGACGCGTTCGTGGACGGCGTGCTCGAAACCGACGTCATCCCGAAGGTCGCCGCACTGGCCGCCCGGGAACACGGCGACGCCCGCAAGGCGATCGACGTGCTCCGCTTCGCTGGCGAAGTCGCGGAGGAAGAGCGCGAGTCGTTCGTTCGGGACGCCCACGTCGACGTCGCACAGGAACGGGAGGGCGCAAACCGCATCTCGGAACTCATCTCCAAACAGCCGCCCCACGCGCGATACGTCCTACTTGCACTCGCATCGCAAGTCCAACAGTCCAACGACGACGAACCGAAGATTCCGAACAAGGTCGTCCAACACTCCTACCGACAGATCTGTGAACAGATGGATTCGGAACCCCTGAAGGAGCGTCGCGTCAGGGATTTGCTGACTGAACTGGAGTTCCTCGACCTCATCAAACAGGACCAGCGCGGACGCGGACGGGGGAAGGGCAAACACACGGTCAACAGCCTGTACGACGAACCCAAGCTGGTCATTCAAGCGTGCCAGAACGATTTCTGA
- a CDS encoding pyridoxamine 5'-phosphate oxidase family protein encodes MVGNDVSEYDAHRSRPVTEESYGIPDDEGEMLSWTFVRDAMAEDQNYWLCTTRPDGHPHVRPVWGVWVDDALHCGGGERTRWVRNIQADSRIVAHRESGEAVVIIEGVAERVTDTDLEERLDTAYQGKYGIQHGTPFFTVRPKTVFAWSDYPNDATRWEFG; translated from the coding sequence ATGGTGGGGAACGACGTTTCGGAATACGACGCACATCGAAGCAGACCGGTAACCGAGGAGAGCTATGGGATTCCCGACGACGAAGGGGAGATGCTTTCGTGGACGTTCGTCCGCGATGCGATGGCGGAGGACCAAAACTACTGGCTGTGCACGACGCGGCCCGACGGCCATCCACACGTTCGTCCGGTTTGGGGTGTCTGGGTCGATGACGCCCTCCACTGCGGCGGTGGCGAGCGAACACGTTGGGTGCGGAACATCCAGGCCGATTCCCGTATCGTCGCACATCGAGAGAGCGGCGAAGCGGTCGTCATCATCGAAGGCGTTGCAGAGCGTGTGACCGATACGGACCTCGAAGAACGACTCGACACGGCGTACCAGGGAAAGTACGGCATCCAGCACGGAACGCCGTTTTTCACGGTTCGTCCCAAAACCGTCTTCGCGTGGAGCGATTACCCGAACGACGCGACTCGATGGGAATTTGGATGA
- a CDS encoding methionine adenosyltransferase yields the protein MTERNIQVEPIDRRAVEDQDIEIVERKGIGHPDSICDGIAEAVSSALSQTYLDRVGKVLHYNTDETQLVAGSSNPQYGGGELVEPIYILLVGRATKEYEGTKIPTDTVALDAAREYLNENIPELEVGHDVIIDVKLGEGSGDLQDVFSEESATVPMANDTSFGVGHAPLSETEKIVLNAESRLNGEFAANHPELGPDVKIMGKRERDTIDVTVAAAMVDKYIDNREEYDAVVEEVRDYVHQVAHEYTDRDVNVYVNTADDDESIYLTTTGTSAEMGDDGSVGRGNRANGLITPNRSMSMEATSGKNPVNHIGKIYNLLSTEIAETVVAEVDGIRDMRVRLLSQIGRPIDQPHVADAHVVTEDGVELGDIEDDIVALVDEELSNVTHITKRAIDGDVRTF from the coding sequence ATGACTGAGCGGAACATTCAGGTGGAACCTATCGACCGTCGGGCAGTCGAAGACCAGGATATCGAAATCGTGGAGCGGAAGGGAATCGGTCATCCCGACTCTATCTGTGACGGTATCGCGGAAGCGGTCTCTAGCGCACTCTCGCAGACCTATCTCGACCGCGTCGGCAAAGTCCTTCACTACAACACCGACGAAACGCAACTCGTCGCGGGGAGTTCCAACCCGCAGTACGGCGGCGGCGAACTCGTCGAACCCATCTATATCCTCCTCGTCGGCCGCGCGACCAAGGAGTACGAAGGAACGAAAATACCGACCGACACCGTCGCGCTGGACGCCGCCCGCGAGTATCTCAACGAGAACATCCCCGAACTCGAAGTCGGCCACGACGTCATCATCGACGTGAAACTCGGCGAAGGGAGCGGCGACCTCCAAGACGTGTTCTCCGAGGAGAGCGCGACGGTACCGATGGCGAACGACACGAGCTTTGGGGTGGGTCACGCACCACTCTCCGAAACCGAGAAGATCGTCCTGAACGCCGAAAGCCGCCTCAACGGCGAGTTCGCGGCCAATCACCCCGAACTCGGCCCGGACGTGAAGATCATGGGCAAGCGCGAACGCGACACCATCGACGTGACCGTCGCCGCCGCGATGGTGGACAAGTACATCGACAACCGTGAGGAGTACGACGCCGTCGTCGAGGAGGTACGCGACTACGTCCACCAGGTCGCCCACGAGTACACCGACCGCGACGTGAACGTCTACGTCAACACCGCCGACGACGACGAGAGCATCTACCTGACGACGACCGGCACCAGCGCCGAGATGGGTGACGATGGCTCCGTCGGCCGTGGAAACCGTGCCAACGGTCTCATCACGCCGAACCGCTCGATGAGCATGGAGGCGACCAGCGGCAAGAACCCCGTCAACCACATCGGGAAGATCTACAACCTACTGAGCACCGAAATCGCCGAAACCGTGGTGGCGGAAGTCGACGGAATCCGCGACATGCGGGTCCGCCTGCTCTCGCAAATCGGGCGGCCCATCGACCAACCGCACGTCGCCGACGCTCACGTCGTCACCGAAGATGGTGTCGAACTCGGCGACATCGAAGACGACATCGTCGCCCTCGTGGACGAGGAACTGTCGAACGTGACCCACATCACGAAACGCGCCATCGATGGCGACGTGAGGACGTTCTGA
- the cyaB gene encoding class IV adenylate cyclase, which translates to MYEVEVKVRADHAAVRERLDDLDAHSVGVVTQEDFYYDAPHRDFAETDEALRIRREADDDDAVEVVTYKGPLVEEESKTRKEHETVIGNGDTVDELLSALGFESAATVHKERERYELDGYVVSLDAVTGLGEFVEVETEADEESDVESARVGAYDVLRELGLDPEEQIRTSYLGLLLEGKTGDE; encoded by the coding sequence ATGTACGAAGTCGAAGTGAAGGTACGAGCCGACCACGCGGCGGTTCGGGAACGGTTGGACGACCTCGATGCCCACTCCGTCGGCGTGGTCACGCAGGAGGATTTCTACTACGACGCGCCCCACCGTGACTTCGCGGAGACGGACGAAGCGCTCCGCATTCGCCGTGAAGCCGACGACGACGATGCGGTGGAGGTCGTGACGTACAAAGGCCCGCTGGTGGAGGAGGAGTCGAAGACGCGCAAGGAACACGAAACCGTCATCGGCAACGGTGACACGGTGGACGAACTGCTCTCGGCGCTCGGATTCGAATCGGCCGCAACCGTCCACAAAGAGCGGGAACGGTACGAACTCGACGGCTACGTCGTCAGCCTCGACGCCGTAACCGGACTCGGGGAGTTCGTAGAAGTCGAAACGGAAGCGGACGAGGAGAGCGACGTCGAATCCGCCCGTGTGGGTGCCTACGATGTACTTCGTGAGTTGGGGTTGGACCCTGAGGAGCAGATCCGAACGTCGTATCTCGGATTGCTACTCGAAGGGAAGACGGGTGATGAGTAG
- a CDS encoding GNAT family N-acetyltransferase gives MPGARITSGERVTLRTVEEEDVPFVQRALANPELRYPMGNPVMNRDEVSKLHEDGSADRFLVYVNGENRENGEDGENRENGEDGKNRRGGEADEVRRIGQVNVMDADYKRPEIGYWLVPAVQGNGYGKESVSLVLDYVFRKYDTPAVGAEAYDFNEASRGLLESLGFVEEGRRRQYMFVDGEHRDMVQYGLLREEWRDR, from the coding sequence ATGCCGGGAGCACGAATCACGAGCGGTGAACGGGTCACGCTTCGGACGGTCGAGGAGGAGGACGTTCCGTTCGTTCAGCGCGCACTGGCGAACCCCGAACTCCGCTACCCGATGGGGAATCCGGTGATGAACCGGGACGAGGTTTCGAAACTTCACGAGGACGGCAGTGCGGACAGGTTCCTCGTCTATGTGAATGGAGAGAATAGAGAGAATGGAGAGGATGGAGAGAATAGAGAGAATGGGGAGGATGGAAAGAATAGGAGGGGTGGCGAAGCGGACGAAGTGCGGCGAATCGGCCAAGTGAACGTGATGGACGCCGACTACAAACGCCCCGAGATCGGCTACTGGCTCGTTCCTGCGGTGCAGGGCAACGGTTACGGGAAGGAGTCCGTCTCACTCGTTCTCGACTACGTTTTCCGGAAGTACGACACACCCGCCGTGGGTGCGGAGGCGTACGACTTCAACGAGGCGTCCCGCGGCCTGCTCGAATCCCTCGGCTTCGTGGAAGAAGGTCGCCGCCGTCAGTACATGTTCGTGGACGGAGAACACCGCGATATGGTACAGTACGGCCTGCTCCGTGAGGAATGGCGGGACCGCTGA
- a CDS encoding flagella cluster protein, translating to MTEGFDEHAIRHRLKLKKDAGHSSLFENRDSVACSVCGEPFSEVFVTEERGHSFQPTGSMRFCILRDDDRTCMFTHE from the coding sequence GTGACCGAAGGATTCGACGAGCACGCGATTCGCCACCGCCTGAAATTGAAGAAAGATGCCGGACACAGTTCCCTGTTCGAAAATCGGGATTCCGTGGCGTGTTCGGTCTGTGGCGAACCGTTTTCGGAGGTGTTCGTCACGGAAGAGCGGGGGCACAGTTTTCAACCGACCGGGTCGATGCGTTTCTGCATCCTCCGCGACGACGACCGAACCTGCATGTTCACCCACGAATAA
- a CDS encoding GNAT family N-acetyltransferase, with the protein MVDLFPERIETERLVLERMCRENVDIDELYWLCSHREGIEEETEFLSWDPHSTPKETLEFVAKSEENWDDASDVSYVIRPKEGEDGAGEIAGNCGLHIDWKRRTGTLGIWLRKRFWGRGYSGERADSLIEVAFDRLGLELVSVSHNAGNTKSRRAIEKYVERFGGEHDCLLRNWVPMDDEVNDVQRYTITRERWKASREEDES; encoded by the coding sequence ATGGTCGACCTCTTTCCCGAACGCATCGAAACCGAGCGGTTGGTGCTGGAGCGGATGTGCCGCGAGAACGTCGATATCGACGAGTTGTACTGGCTCTGCTCGCACCGTGAGGGAATCGAGGAGGAGACGGAGTTCCTTTCGTGGGACCCACATTCCACACCGAAGGAGACGTTGGAGTTCGTCGCGAAGAGCGAGGAGAACTGGGACGACGCCTCGGACGTGAGCTACGTCATCCGCCCGAAAGAGGGTGAGGACGGCGCGGGTGAAATCGCCGGGAACTGTGGTCTCCACATCGATTGGAAGAGACGGACCGGGACACTCGGTATCTGGCTCCGTAAGCGGTTCTGGGGACGCGGCTACTCCGGCGAGCGCGCTGATTCACTCATCGAAGTCGCGTTCGACCGTCTCGGCCTCGAACTCGTATCGGTGAGCCACAACGCCGGGAACACGAAATCCCGGCGCGCCATCGAGAAGTACGTCGAACGGTTCGGTGGGGAACACGACTGCCTGCTTCGAAATTGGGTTCCGATGGACGACGAAGTGAACGACGTCCAGCGCTACACCATCACGCGAGAACGGTGGAAAGCGAGCCGTGAGGAGGACGAATCGTGA
- a CDS encoding GNAT family N-acetyltransferase — MFPEELETDRLRLEAITHDRVDTFDLYRHTAHDAPDIEEITEHLSWTPHTTPKETKEFIDMSEKNRAEAAGSEYIIRPKEGEDGAGEIAGTTGLNVKWETRTGSLGLWLRKPFWGRGYSGERASVLMELAFDRLDLELVAVEHLAGNEKSRRAIEKYVEAHGGQYDGILRNRHPDGDVVRDAHRFTVSREQWAESRE; from the coding sequence ATGTTTCCCGAGGAACTCGAAACCGACCGCCTCCGGTTGGAGGCGATCACACACGACCGGGTGGACACCTTCGATCTCTACCGACACACGGCACACGACGCCCCCGATATCGAGGAGATCACCGAACATCTCTCGTGGACGCCGCACACGACGCCGAAGGAGACGAAGGAGTTCATCGATATGTCGGAGAAGAACCGCGCCGAAGCGGCCGGTTCGGAGTACATCATCCGACCCAAAGAGGGCGAGGACGGCGCGGGAGAAATCGCCGGTACCACCGGCCTAAACGTCAAGTGGGAGACGCGAACCGGAAGTCTCGGGCTGTGGCTCCGCAAGCCGTTCTGGGGGCGCGGGTACTCCGGCGAACGTGCATCAGTGCTGATGGAACTCGCGTTCGACCGCCTCGATCTCGAACTCGTCGCGGTCGAACACCTCGCGGGGAACGAGAAGTCACGCCGCGCCATCGAGAAGTACGTGGAAGCGCATGGCGGGCAGTACGACGGCATCCTCCGGAATCGGCACCCCGACGGCGACGTCGTTCGCGACGCACATCGGTTCACGGTGTCGCGCGAACAGTGGGCCGAGAGTCGAGAGTGA
- a CDS encoding bacterio-opsin activator domain-containing protein, which translates to MVNQRSSTGSVELVFSFHDERCFFVAVSERADCGLVAEGAVHREDGNMLEFFTVHGARPETVLHITDDLPSVRDARVVSEHPDTTLMEFVVTDPCFTATLADTGAVVREATAQRGHARIVADVSPNSDVRRVVNRFFDRYEDAELLSKRTLGRTIPALSNRAQNAHLTAELTDKQLRAVEIATREGYLTWPRESTATECAAKMDVSQPTFSQHLWTGLGKLLTAMFEPYEGTEMSVPNDIS; encoded by the coding sequence ATGGTGAACCAACGGTCTTCGACGGGGAGCGTCGAATTGGTTTTCTCGTTTCACGACGAGCGATGTTTCTTCGTCGCCGTGTCCGAGCGAGCGGACTGCGGACTCGTCGCTGAGGGTGCGGTTCATCGGGAGGACGGGAACATGCTCGAATTTTTCACCGTTCACGGTGCACGACCCGAGACGGTCCTCCATATCACCGATGACCTCCCATCGGTGCGCGATGCACGCGTCGTGAGTGAACACCCCGACACGACGTTGATGGAGTTCGTCGTCACTGACCCGTGTTTCACGGCGACGTTGGCGGACACCGGTGCGGTGGTGCGCGAAGCGACTGCCCAGAGAGGCCACGCTCGCATCGTCGCTGACGTCTCGCCGAACAGTGATGTCCGGCGGGTCGTAAACCGTTTTTTCGACCGATACGAGGACGCCGAACTCCTCTCCAAACGAACGCTCGGGCGGACCATTCCCGCGCTCTCGAACCGAGCACAAAACGCACATCTCACGGCGGAGTTGACCGACAAACAGTTGCGGGCAGTGGAAATCGCGACACGCGAAGGGTATCTGACGTGGCCGCGGGAGAGTACCGCGACGGAATGTGCAGCGAAGATGGACGTCTCACAGCCGACTTTCAGTCAACACCTCTGGACTGGATTGGGGAAGTTGCTCACTGCCATGTTCGAACCGTACGAGGGTACGGAGATGAGTGTGCCAAATGATATCTCCTAG